From Dermatophagoides farinae isolate YC_2012a chromosome 10, ASM2471394v1, whole genome shotgun sequence, a single genomic window includes:
- the LOC124491113 gene encoding testis-specific serine/threonine-protein kinase 4-like: MSKKTKKEERRAKLMDPTTTAQIDERTMLVFTKKGYRLLTIIGFGSYGEVYKAERSRTNEICAVKIIDLLRCSQKYMQKFLPRELAALMETRHENIIRVYDIIRSNKKIYVFMEFASNGDLAKYLKQHGALIERRARIWFKQASRALNYLHEEMWTAHRDIKIENILLNENWKVKLTDFGFATDVLDMNDENILSETFCGTLPYYCPQIFQRQPYNPFKADTWAMGVLLYAMTHNRFPFHHRDPKRMMIEHMDKSYIISRIRENISEELKDLILKLLEMNEERRLTATQILTHQWLLSEDTMSELDK, encoded by the exons atgtcaaaaaaaactaaaaaagaagaaagacGTGCTAAACTAATGGATCCAACTACCACGGCACAGATTGATGAACGTACGATGTTAGTGTTTACGAAAAAAGGTTATCGTCTATTGACCATTATTGGTTTCGGTTCTTATGGCGAAGTTTATAAAGCCGAACGAAGCCgtacaaatgaaatttgtgcAGTGAAAATTATCGATCTGTTGCGTTGTAGTCAAAAGTATATGCAAAAATTTCTGCCACGTGAATTGGCTGCATTGATGGAAACACGGCATGAGAATATAATTCGTGTATATGATATAATCcgttcgaataaaaaaatctatgTATTCATGGAATTTGCTTCCAATGGTGATCTGGCTAAATATCTCAAACAACATGGTGCACTAATCGAAAGACGAGCTAGAATTTGGTTCAAACAAGCAAGCAGAGCACTTAATTATCTTCATGAAGAAATGTGGACAGCACATCGTGATATTAAGATTGAAAATATATTGCtcaatgaaaattggaaAGTTAAATTAACGGATTTTGGTTTCGCCACCGATGTACttgatatgaatgatgagaatATTTTGAGTGAAACATTCTGCGGTACATTACCATACTATTGTCCACAGATTTTTCAAAGACAGCCATACAATCCATTCAAAGCCGATACATGGGCTATGGGTGTTCTGTTGTATGCTATGACACATAATCGATTTCCATTCCATCATCGTGATCCTaaacgaatgatgattgaacatATGGATAAATCATACATCATTTCCAG aatacgtgaaaatatttcagaagaattgaaagatctaattttgaaattgttggAAATGAACGAAGAACGACGATTGACTGCCACACAAATCTTGACTCATCAATGGTTATTGAGCGAAGATACAATGAGCGAATTGGACAAATAA